A genomic region of Klebsiella sp. RIT-PI-d contains the following coding sequences:
- a CDS encoding flagellar basal body rod protein FlgF yields the protein MDHAIYTAMGAASQTMNQQAVTASNLANASTPGFRAQLNALRAVPVTGLSLDTRTLVTESTPGADMTPGQMDYTSRPLDVAVQEEGWLTVQTADGGEGYTRNGNIQVSPTGQLTIQGHPVIGEAGPLVVPEGAEITIAADGTLSALNPGDPANTIAPVGKLKLVKADGVDVQRGDDGMFRLTQVAQETRGATLQADASIRVMSGVLEGSNVKPVAAMTDMIASARRFEMQMKVISSVDENAQRANQLLSMS from the coding sequence ATGGATCACGCAATATACACCGCGATGGGTGCGGCCAGTCAGACCATGAATCAGCAGGCGGTCACGGCCAGCAACCTCGCGAATGCTTCCACGCCGGGTTTTCGCGCCCAGCTTAATGCCCTGCGTGCGGTGCCGGTGACCGGCTTGTCGCTCGATACCCGTACGCTGGTTACGGAATCCACGCCGGGTGCAGATATGACGCCGGGTCAGATGGATTACACCTCGCGTCCGCTGGATGTGGCGGTGCAGGAAGAAGGCTGGTTGACAGTGCAAACCGCCGACGGCGGCGAAGGATATACGCGCAACGGTAATATTCAGGTTAGCCCGACCGGACAGTTGACCATTCAGGGGCATCCGGTGATCGGTGAAGCCGGTCCCCTGGTGGTGCCGGAAGGCGCTGAAATTACCATTGCCGCTGACGGGACACTGTCGGCGCTTAACCCTGGCGATCCGGCCAATACTATCGCGCCGGTCGGCAAACTGAAGCTGGTTAAAGCCGACGGCGTTGACGTGCAGCGTGGCGATGACGGCATGTTCCGTCTGACTCAGGTGGCGCAGGAAACGCGCGGTGCCACGCTTCAGGCCGATGCCAGTATCCGCGTGATGTCCGGCGTACTGGAAGGCAGTAACGTGAAACCGGTGGCGGCGATGACCGATATGATCGCCAGCGCCCGTCGTTTTGAAATGCAGATGAAGGTTATCAGCAGCGTGGATGAGAACGCGCAGCGGGCTAACCAGTTGCTGTCAATGAGCTAA
- the flgG gene encoding flagellar basal-body rod protein FlgG — protein MNSSLWIAKTGLDAQQTNMDVIANNLANVSTNGFKRQRAVFEDLLYQTIRQPGAQSSEQTTLPSGLQIGTGVRPVATERLHSQGNLSQTDNTKDVAIKGQGFFQVMLPDGTSAYTRDGSFQVDQNGQLVTAGGFQVQPAITIPANTLSITIGRDGVVSVTQQGQAAPVQVGQLNLTTFMNDSGLESMGENLYAETQSSGTPNESTPGLNGAGLLYQGYVETSNVNVAEELVSMIQVQRAYEINSKAVSTTDQMLQKLTQL, from the coding sequence ATGAACAGTTCTTTATGGATCGCAAAAACCGGCCTCGACGCACAGCAGACCAACATGGACGTGATCGCCAACAACTTGGCCAACGTCAGCACTAACGGCTTTAAGCGTCAGCGCGCAGTTTTTGAGGATTTGCTGTACCAGACCATTCGTCAGCCCGGCGCGCAGTCTTCGGAGCAAACTACGCTGCCCTCCGGTTTACAAATCGGTACTGGCGTACGTCCGGTAGCCACCGAGCGTTTGCACAGCCAGGGCAACCTGTCGCAGACTGACAATACCAAAGATGTGGCGATCAAAGGCCAGGGCTTTTTCCAGGTGATGCTGCCGGACGGCACCTCGGCGTATACCCGCGACGGATCTTTTCAGGTCGATCAGAATGGTCAGCTGGTGACGGCGGGCGGTTTCCAGGTTCAGCCTGCGATCACCATCCCGGCTAATACGCTGAGCATTACCATTGGTCGCGATGGCGTTGTCAGCGTTACGCAGCAGGGTCAGGCTGCGCCAGTGCAGGTGGGGCAGCTTAACCTGACCACCTTTATGAACGATAGCGGGCTGGAAAGTATGGGTGAGAATCTGTACGCCGAGACGCAATCCTCAGGCACGCCGAATGAAAGCACGCCAGGGCTGAATGGCGCGGGGCTGCTGTATCAGGGCTATGTTGAAACCTCTAACGTCAACGTGGCGGAAGAGCTGGTCAGCATGATCCAGGTTCAGCGCGCCTATGAAATCAACAGTAAGGCCGTGTCAACGACCGACCAGATGCTGCAAAAACTGACGCAACTCTAA
- the flgE gene encoding flagellar hook protein FlgE, with product MAFSQAVSGLNAAASNLDVIGNNIANSATYGFKSSTASFADMFAGSKVGLGVKVAGITQDFNDGTTTNTGRGLDVAISQNGFFRMVDTNGSVYYSRNGQFKLDENRNLVNMQGLQLTGYPATGTPPTVQQGANPTGISIPNTLMSAKTTTTAAIQINLNSSDAVPAKTTFNVSDADTYNKKSAITVFDTQGNAHDVNVYYVKTANNKWDVWTQDSSVANAPVNKAAQMSFDNNGQLDGVFNYNAAGVLSTDANPQPQINVETGAMNGATPATFALSFFNSMQQNTGANNVVASSQNGYKPGDLVSYQINDDGTVVGNYSNEQSQVLGQIVLANFANNEGLASQGDNIWAATQASGVALLGTANSGNFGTLTNGALEASNVDLSKELVNMIVAQRNYQSNAQTIKTQDQILNTLVNLR from the coding sequence ATGGCCTTTTCTCAAGCGGTTAGCGGCCTGAACGCTGCAGCCTCTAACCTCGACGTTATTGGTAACAACATTGCCAACTCCGCCACCTACGGCTTTAAGTCGAGCACGGCATCGTTTGCCGATATGTTCGCCGGTTCTAAAGTCGGTCTGGGCGTAAAAGTGGCAGGCATCACCCAGGATTTTAACGACGGTACCACCACCAATACGGGCCGTGGGCTGGATGTGGCGATCAGCCAGAACGGTTTTTTCCGCATGGTGGATACCAACGGTTCTGTTTACTACAGCCGTAACGGGCAGTTCAAACTGGATGAAAACCGTAATCTGGTCAACATGCAGGGGCTTCAGTTAACGGGCTATCCGGCAACCGGCACGCCGCCAACGGTGCAGCAGGGCGCCAACCCGACCGGGATCTCAATTCCAAACACGCTGATGTCGGCTAAAACCACGACCACCGCGGCGATCCAGATCAACCTGAACTCTTCGGATGCCGTACCGGCAAAAACCACCTTTAACGTCAGCGATGCGGATACCTACAACAAGAAATCCGCCATTACCGTATTTGATACCCAGGGTAACGCTCACGACGTTAACGTCTATTACGTAAAAACGGCAAACAACAAATGGGATGTGTGGACTCAGGACTCCAGCGTTGCTAACGCGCCGGTCAACAAAGCCGCACAGATGAGCTTCGATAACAACGGTCAACTGGACGGCGTGTTTAACTACAATGCCGCGGGTGTTCTGAGCACCGATGCTAACCCGCAGCCGCAAATCAACGTTGAGACGGGTGCCATGAACGGCGCAACGCCTGCGACCTTTGCCCTCAGCTTCTTTAATTCCATGCAGCAGAATACCGGCGCGAACAACGTGGTGGCCAGCTCGCAAAATGGTTACAAGCCGGGCGATCTGGTGAGCTATCAGATCAACGATGACGGTACCGTTGTCGGCAACTATTCCAACGAACAGTCGCAGGTTCTCGGGCAGATCGTGCTGGCAAACTTCGCTAACAACGAAGGCCTGGCCTCCCAGGGCGATAACATTTGGGCAGCAACCCAGGCATCTGGCGTGGCGCTGCTGGGTACGGCTAACAGCGGTAACTTCGGCACCCTGACCAACGGCGCGCTGGAAGCATCGAACGTCGATCTGAGTAAAGAACTGGTGAATATGATTGTCGCGCAGCGTAACTATCAGTCCAACGCGCAGACCATCAAAACCCAGGATCAGATCCTCAACACGCTGGTTAACCTGCGCTAA
- a CDS encoding flagellar basal body L-ring protein FlgH: MQKYAAYHYSLLAFLVMSMTGCALIPSTPLVQGATSAQPVPGPLPIANGSIFQSAQPVNYGYQPLFEDRRPRNIGDTLTIVLQENVSASKSSSANASRDGKTNFGFGTTPRYLEGLFGNGRADVESAGGNTFNGKGGANASNTFSGTLTVTVDQVLVNGNLHVVGEKQIAINQGTEFIRFSGVVNPRTISGSNSVSSTQVADARIEYVGNGYINEAQNMGWLQRFFLNLSPM, encoded by the coding sequence ATGCAAAAATACGCGGCGTACCATTACTCACTTCTGGCGTTTCTGGTGATGTCTATGACCGGATGTGCTCTGATCCCTTCGACACCGCTGGTGCAGGGCGCGACATCGGCGCAGCCGGTGCCCGGACCGTTACCTATTGCCAATGGTTCTATTTTTCAGTCGGCGCAGCCGGTGAACTACGGCTATCAGCCGCTTTTCGAAGATCGTCGTCCGCGTAACATCGGCGATACGCTGACCATCGTGCTTCAGGAAAACGTCAGCGCGAGCAAAAGCTCGTCGGCTAATGCCAGCCGCGATGGCAAAACCAACTTCGGCTTCGGCACCACGCCGCGCTATCTGGAAGGCCTGTTTGGTAACGGCCGGGCAGATGTTGAAAGCGCCGGCGGCAATACCTTCAATGGTAAAGGCGGTGCCAATGCCAGCAATACCTTTAGCGGTACGCTGACGGTGACGGTTGATCAGGTTCTGGTCAACGGCAATTTACATGTGGTGGGTGAAAAACAGATTGCCATTAACCAGGGCACTGAGTTCATCCGCTTCTCCGGGGTCGTCAATCCACGAACCATTAGCGGCAGCAACTCTGTTTCCTCTACCCAGGTGGCGGACGCGCGTATTGAGTATGTCGGCAACGGCTATATCAACGAAGCGCAGAATATGGGCTGGCTCCAGCGTTTCTTCCTTAATTTATCGCCGATGTAA